One window of Jannaschia sp. CCS1 genomic DNA carries:
- a CDS encoding haloalkane dehalogenase: MKRIRALATAATLAAGLAMPVAAQDTGGAQQPISAEFPFELQTVEVLGSNMAYVDTGDGPVVLFIHGNPTSSYLWRNVIPHVAEDHRAIAIDLIGMGASDKPDIDYTFQDHYAHLEGFIDALELTDITLVLHDWGGGLGTYYAANNSDNVRAIAMMEAAAPPALPIPDWAMVADQQTRETFQAFRDPVMGPQIILEQNGFVEGLLPATILRTLSDAEMDAYRAPFPTPESRQPVLMWPNEIPIEGTPARNVTVMEEVAAWLTTSEQPKLILYASPGLIWSPEVADFAARTFNNTEARFVGAGIHFIQEDQPEAIGRNLSDWLRDRVTRGN; the protein is encoded by the coding sequence ATGAAACGAATACGAGCGCTGGCGACAGCCGCAACACTGGCTGCGGGCCTCGCCATGCCTGTAGCGGCGCAGGACACAGGTGGTGCGCAACAACCGATCTCTGCCGAATTCCCGTTTGAGCTTCAGACCGTCGAAGTATTGGGGTCGAACATGGCTTACGTCGATACAGGCGACGGCCCGGTTGTTTTGTTCATTCACGGCAACCCGACATCGTCTTACCTGTGGCGCAATGTGATACCGCATGTGGCGGAGGATCACCGCGCGATTGCCATCGACCTGATCGGCATGGGAGCCAGCGACAAGCCTGACATCGATTATACGTTTCAGGATCATTACGCGCATCTTGAAGGGTTCATCGACGCGCTGGAGCTGACGGATATCACCCTTGTCCTGCACGATTGGGGCGGCGGGCTTGGCACTTATTACGCGGCCAACAACTCCGACAATGTCCGCGCCATTGCGATGATGGAGGCGGCAGCCCCGCCCGCTTTGCCGATCCCCGATTGGGCGATGGTCGCGGACCAGCAGACCCGTGAGACGTTTCAGGCCTTCCGTGACCCTGTGATGGGCCCCCAGATCATCCTTGAACAGAACGGTTTTGTCGAAGGGCTGCTGCCCGCCACGATCCTGCGCACGCTGAGCGATGCCGAGATGGACGCCTACCGCGCGCCTTTTCCCACACCCGAAAGCCGCCAACCTGTTCTGATGTGGCCCAACGAAATCCCGATCGAAGGCACGCCCGCGCGCAATGTCACTGTGATGGAAGAGGTGGCGGCATGGCTAACCACATCCGAGCAGCCCAAATTGATCCTTTATGCCTCGCCCGGCTTGATCTGGTCGCCTGAGGTTGCCGATTTCGCCGCCCGCACCTTCAACAACACCGAGGCCCGTTTCGTCGGGGCTGGCATCCACTTCATCCAGGAAGATCAACCCGAAGCCATCGGTCGCAACCTGTCCGACTGGCTGCGCGACCGCGTCACGAGAGGAAACTGA
- a CDS encoding AMP-binding protein has translation MISTQTVAAELVRAITDFADLAAMSDRDRTVTYGGLGQFATQLGVHLETPQVVGVFGAPGVAMAASAVACVVHGRPFVHLDPAMPQMVLHNIVSELQVSLIVTCQRADPGQLPRDCATIDANDLLNAAPAPYAPLQAAPVAPDDPIYLVATSGTTGRPKCIPVAQDAAYLSYAWRDAFTPYGPDTRVGIYVFAIWEMFRPLRKGAGLWFPDASTLFAPGQLADFLIAHDIDEMLFTPSFYDTFLNALDGDKAAALPLSRVILNGEVVGDDLIIASLAKLPGTALWNLYSICETHDVCMSHLTEPAGDGPASVGVPMEHLRAVILDQADAPCPPGTSGQLHFEGPRMLGPGYVNRPEETRLRFREVTLQGRETRLYDTGDQAWVDATGALHIEGRIAHMLKLRGFSVQTRELTDTMRDRLAFSSAAPWVAEVGARGQSLIFYFAADAAQARRNAEQWGLKAGTNKMPAALAADLRAVLPAYCVPSFLVQMDALPLHPVSGKADLRALPAVEEDDHGSDFAEDAVIAAAALAMSCAPSQIDPALSFHDQGGDSLMCVTLMLELEKTYGLPIDFDLAMNVPLHRLDQLMTQEADAPAPAEDFGRPGILLTGATGFLGGHVLAKAARDLPEGEVVYCLVRDKNRGARDRLDEAAQSHGVAPDRYVIVHGTLDAPRFALEADAYAALSGSVSRVIHCAAMVNLAIGRQEMLDWSARGMDTVLTFCADARADLRFTSSSAVFPDRGGPWPEAPATPWDGCTGYGAAKIAAEAAIRAADIPAAIVRLPSLYDLDAPNPRDIYEIILKASLRAGHMPQALEFPMTDVTAAAAFLLGPITAPDAPIYNLMADARIAPDDPNALPATDWLARVTLDPGIAKVIADFPDTLCASSDFENTAARAAWERVSALPFNEISDSEALLTRRARDYQSDPALT, from the coding sequence ATGATTTCAACTCAGACCGTCGCCGCCGAGCTTGTTCGCGCCATCACGGATTTTGCGGATCTGGCCGCCATGTCAGATCGCGATCGCACGGTCACCTATGGCGGGCTTGGCCAGTTCGCGACACAACTGGGCGTGCATCTGGAAACGCCGCAGGTTGTGGGCGTCTTTGGCGCGCCGGGCGTTGCCATGGCGGCGAGTGCGGTGGCCTGCGTGGTCCATGGCCGCCCCTTTGTGCACCTTGACCCGGCCATGCCGCAGATGGTGCTGCACAATATCGTCTCGGAATTGCAGGTCAGCCTGATTGTCACCTGCCAGCGCGCGGATCCGGGGCAGCTGCCCCGCGACTGCGCCACGATCGACGCCAATGACCTGCTGAATGCCGCGCCCGCGCCGTATGCTCCGCTGCAAGCGGCCCCCGTTGCGCCGGACGATCCCATCTATCTGGTGGCCACGTCCGGCACGACGGGGCGCCCCAAGTGCATTCCCGTGGCCCAGGACGCGGCCTATCTGTCGTATGCTTGGCGCGACGCGTTCACGCCCTACGGCCCGGACACGCGCGTCGGTATCTATGTCTTCGCGATCTGGGAGATGTTCCGCCCGCTGCGCAAGGGGGCGGGGCTGTGGTTTCCCGATGCCAGCACGTTGTTCGCGCCGGGACAGCTGGCCGATTTTCTGATCGCCCACGATATCGACGAGATGCTGTTCACGCCGTCGTTCTACGACACGTTCCTGAATGCGCTGGACGGCGACAAGGCGGCGGCCCTTCCCCTCAGCCGGGTGATCCTGAACGGCGAGGTTGTCGGCGATGACCTGATCATCGCGTCGCTGGCCAAGCTGCCGGGCACGGCGCTGTGGAACCTCTACAGCATCTGCGAGACCCATGATGTCTGCATGTCCCATCTGACAGAACCCGCTGGCGATGGGCCCGCGTCGGTGGGTGTCCCGATGGAGCATCTGCGCGCCGTCATTCTGGATCAGGCCGACGCCCCATGCCCGCCCGGCACCTCGGGCCAGCTGCATTTCGAGGGGCCAAGGATGCTGGGGCCCGGCTACGTCAACCGGCCCGAGGAAACCCGCCTGCGGTTTCGCGAGGTGACGCTTCAGGGGCGTGAGACGCGCCTTTACGACACCGGCGATCAGGCGTGGGTGGATGCCACCGGTGCGCTGCATATCGAGGGGCGCATCGCCCATATGCTGAAGCTGCGCGGGTTCTCGGTCCAGACGCGGGAGCTGACGGACACGATGCGCGACCGGCTGGCGTTTTCCAGCGCCGCGCCCTGGGTGGCAGAGGTCGGCGCGCGCGGTCAAAGCCTGATCTTCTACTTCGCCGCTGACGCCGCACAGGCAAGGCGCAATGCGGAACAATGGGGCCTGAAGGCGGGAACCAACAAGATGCCAGCGGCCCTTGCCGCCGATCTGCGCGCCGTGTTGCCGGCCTATTGCGTGCCGTCGTTCCTCGTGCAGATGGACGCGCTGCCCCTGCATCCCGTGTCGGGCAAGGCGGATCTGCGCGCGCTGCCTGCGGTTGAGGAGGACGACCACGGATCAGACTTCGCTGAGGATGCCGTGATTGCCGCCGCCGCCCTCGCCATGTCCTGTGCGCCGTCGCAGATCGACCCGGCGCTGAGTTTCCACGATCAGGGTGGCGATTCACTGATGTGCGTGACCCTGATGCTGGAGCTGGAGAAGACCTACGGCCTGCCCATCGACTTCGATCTGGCGATGAATGTGCCGCTGCACCGGCTCGACCAGTTGATGACGCAGGAGGCCGACGCCCCCGCCCCGGCGGAAGACTTCGGCCGCCCGGGCATCCTTTTGACCGGCGCGACGGGGTTTCTGGGTGGCCATGTTCTGGCAAAAGCGGCACGCGATCTGCCGGAGGGAGAGGTCGTTTATTGCCTTGTCAGAGACAAGAACCGGGGGGCCAGGGACCGGCTGGATGAGGCGGCGCAGTCCCATGGGGTCGCCCCTGATCGCTACGTGATCGTCCATGGCACCCTGGATGCGCCCCGCTTCGCTTTGGAGGCCGATGCCTATGCCGCGTTGAGCGGTTCGGTCAGCCGCGTCATCCACTGCGCGGCGATGGTGAACCTCGCCATCGGGCGGCAGGAGATGCTGGATTGGTCGGCGCGCGGGATGGACACCGTCCTGACCTTCTGCGCCGATGCCCGGGCCGACCTGCGCTTCACCTCCTCAAGCGCGGTCTTCCCGGACCGGGGCGGGCCGTGGCCCGAAGCTCCCGCGACCCCGTGGGACGGCTGCACCGGCTATGGCGCGGCCAAGATCGCGGCGGAGGCGGCAATTCGCGCCGCCGACATCCCGGCGGCCATCGTGCGCCTGCCGTCGCTCTATGATCTGGACGCGCCCAACCCGCGCGACATCTATGAGATCATCCTCAAGGCGTCCCTGCGCGCGGGCCACATGCCGCAGGCGCTTGAATTTCCGATGACCGATGTGACCGCCGCCGCCGCCTTCCTGCTCGGCCCGATCACGGCCCCGGACGCCCCGATCTACAACCTGATGGCCGATGCGCGCATCGCGCCGGACGACCCAAACGCGCTGCCCGCGACGGACTGGCTGGCCAGGGTCACACTGGACCCCGGCATCGCCAAGGTCATCGCCGACTTCCCCGACACCCTTTGCGCCTCTTCCGACTTTGAGAACACAGCCGCCCGTGCTGCTTGGGAACGGGTCAGCGCCCTTCCATTCAACGAAATCAGTGACAGCGAAGCCCTGCTAACGCGCCGCGCCCGCGACTACCAAAGCGATCCCGCGTTGACCTGA
- a CDS encoding zinc-dependent alcohol dehydrogenase family protein, translated as MNKTVQFETLGGPEVLTFVDAPAPSPKAGEVQIAVKAAGLNRAELLFIAGQYLIDPVLPSGAGVEGAGDIIAIGPEVDRFAVGDRVAITPGFNQLDYVVLGETVNMSAAALEPIADDMSYVEAAAFWMAFGTAYGLLVQQGGLRQGAGQYVVMNAASSSVGTAAFQIIKAHGGVSIATTRTHDKVAALKAAGADHVIVTEAENVVARVMEITQGHGFDIACDAVMGADGATLANAAAVGATFVIYGLLSGEISPMPFGPMLSHGLNVVGFHLVWLLLDVPERRNAAVDHLTAGLARGDYAPVIDKVFPFDQVADAYRHMASNT; from the coding sequence ATGAACAAAACCGTTCAATTCGAAACCCTCGGAGGGCCAGAGGTTCTGACTTTCGTGGATGCCCCTGCCCCGTCACCCAAGGCCGGTGAGGTGCAGATCGCGGTGAAAGCCGCAGGACTGAACCGCGCCGAACTGCTGTTCATCGCGGGCCAATACCTGATTGATCCTGTGCTGCCGTCCGGCGCGGGCGTGGAAGGCGCGGGCGACATCATCGCCATCGGGCCAGAGGTTGACCGGTTCGCCGTCGGTGACCGTGTGGCGATCACGCCGGGCTTCAATCAACTCGATTACGTCGTTCTGGGGGAGACGGTGAACATGTCCGCCGCTGCTTTGGAGCCGATTGCGGACGACATGAGCTACGTTGAGGCCGCTGCGTTCTGGATGGCCTTTGGTACGGCCTATGGCCTGCTCGTCCAGCAAGGCGGTTTGCGCCAGGGCGCAGGTCAGTATGTTGTGATGAACGCGGCCAGCTCATCCGTGGGAACGGCGGCGTTCCAGATCATCAAGGCCCATGGCGGTGTTTCTATTGCGACGACCCGCACCCATGACAAGGTCGCGGCCCTGAAAGCGGCAGGCGCAGATCATGTGATCGTCACCGAAGCCGAAAATGTGGTCGCGCGGGTCATGGAAATCACCCAAGGGCACGGCTTCGACATCGCCTGCGATGCGGTCATGGGCGCTGACGGGGCGACTCTTGCGAATGCGGCAGCGGTCGGGGCCACGTTTGTGATTTACGGGCTGCTGTCGGGTGAGATTTCTCCGATGCCGTTTGGACCCATGCTCAGCCACGGTCTGAACGTGGTGGGCTTTCACCTCGTCTGGCTGCTGCTCGATGTGCCCGAGCGTCGCAACGCCGCCGTCGATCACCTCACCGCTGGTCTTGCGCGGGGCGACTATGCCCCCGTCATCGACAAGGTCTTTCCCTTCGATCAGGTCGCTGACGCCTACCGCCACATGGCGTCCAACACCTGA
- a CDS encoding zincin-like metallopeptidase domain-containing protein — MTKFGDRRLGAQIGVDPEFGQSVVYVEEWLEAMKDGGRAIFGAALEAQEAVDYIMERPAQAGRIAAG; from the coding sequence GTGACCAAGTTCGGAGACCGCAGACTGGGCGCTCAGATCGGGGTGGACCCAGAATTCGGTCAGAGCGTGGTTTATGTCGAAGAATGGCTTGAGGCGATGAAGGACGGCGGCCGTGCGATCTTCGGCGCCGCGTTGGAGGCACAGGAGGCGGTGGATTACATCATGGAGCGCCCCGCGCAGGCCGGAAGAATAGCCGCCGGGTAG
- a CDS encoding TetR/AcrR family transcriptional regulator — MARQIAYDPNTLRENLLSVFWQQGYAETSLSDLEAATGLNRRQLYNGPGDKLAMFVQAMDDFAERAGREFLGPLEQDGAGIADIVHLLSTFVALAAAKDGPTGCLVCSVSQEEVSQEQAVKRRADAYFERIKAAYENALRRSVARGECDLTERAISDHASGLYAAHVALCILGRAGRPNKELNAIAENALKDLV, encoded by the coding sequence ATGGCACGTCAAATCGCATATGATCCAAATACTCTGCGTGAAAACCTTCTGTCGGTTTTCTGGCAGCAGGGCTATGCGGAAACGTCGCTGAGTGATCTTGAGGCAGCGACCGGGCTGAACCGCCGCCAGCTCTACAATGGCCCGGGCGACAAGTTGGCGATGTTCGTTCAGGCCATGGATGATTTCGCGGAGCGTGCCGGTCGGGAGTTTCTCGGGCCGTTGGAACAGGACGGAGCCGGGATTGCCGACATCGTCCATCTTCTCTCAACCTTCGTGGCGTTGGCCGCTGCAAAGGACGGTCCGACCGGATGCCTTGTCTGTAGCGTGTCACAAGAGGAGGTCTCGCAGGAACAGGCCGTGAAACGGCGTGCCGACGCTTATTTCGAGCGTATCAAAGCCGCTTACGAAAATGCGCTGCGCCGGTCAGTCGCGCGCGGCGAATGTGATCTGACGGAACGTGCGATCAGCGACCATGCCTCTGGGTTGTATGCCGCCCATGTCGCCCTTTGCATCCTTGGCCGGGCCGGGCGTCCGAACAAGGAACTAAACGCGATCGCAGAAAACGCGCTGAAGGACCTGGTCTAA
- a CDS encoding DUF1330 domain-containing protein has translation MSDTNPVYMIVMLEIDDMPTFFEDYANPLQAIHARHGVEVLAATPAPTVLEGDYTKSFTVLLKFASAEVHAEWWADPDYQPLRKRRHELTNTDTSLAMVVPTFTP, from the coding sequence ATGAGCGATACCAACCCCGTCTACATGATCGTGATGCTCGAAATCGACGATATGCCGACCTTCTTTGAGGATTATGCCAACCCGTTGCAGGCGATCCACGCGCGCCACGGTGTGGAGGTTCTGGCCGCGACGCCCGCGCCAACCGTGTTGGAGGGCGACTACACCAAATCCTTCACGGTGCTGCTGAAGTTCGCCTCTGCCGAGGTCCATGCCGAATGGTGGGCGGATCCCGACTATCAGCCGCTGCGCAAACGCCGCCACGAGCTGACCAACACAGACACGTCGCTGGCGATGGTCGTTCCGACCTTCACACCTTGA